In a single window of the Candidatus Binatia bacterium genome:
- the rnr gene encoding ribonuclease R, producing the protein MASSASSIEQRVLKFFFSRPRQRLTPAEVLKGIGAARDDLNEVVGGLRNLAREGKIVRLKKNHYALPDGQNCATGRVHAHPDGYGFLIPDDRDKEDLYLSRREMRRVMHGDRVMIRVDRKRTGVDAHVVEILERGQKRLIGTYEERDGRGYIIPMDPRIAPAIPLGRAGPKPEKGTVVAAEISRYGTGYSSTEAKLLETLGAADDPEIQARSIIFRYGLAAAFSPEAKREAESCSQSISAAEGGARVDLRARSIVTIDGESARDFDDAVTVEKKDGLYRLYVSIADVAYYVKPGTALDQEAYERATSVYFPDRALSMLPEELSNGICSLNPREDRLTKTALIEIDERGEVLKSRFFNSVIRSQARMTYTEVRRILVDNDPDCMERYRHLVDSFKLMEKLALVLGEKRRARGSLDFDLPEAEIILDLQGAPENIVRAERNIAHRIIEEFMIAANEAVARHLKEKDHPLLYRVHEGPEREAMEEMAPFLLSLGYRLPLKKERITPKELQKMLESCRGKPEERVINRVLLRAMKQAHYAPENIGHFGLASTCYTHFTSPIRRYPDLIVHRALEDVLLDKKLKPKDREELDRYLDEAGKHTSERERIAMDAEREMVDLKKAQFMMDKIGQEFNGFIVSLANFGFFVELENYFVEGLVKLSSLKDDVYQYYEKEYLIKGRRHGRKFRLGAPVRVRVARVNSFRSEIDFELV; encoded by the coding sequence ATGGCATCCTCGGCGTCATCCATCGAGCAGAGAGTCCTCAAGTTTTTTTTCTCCAGGCCGCGCCAACGCCTGACGCCCGCGGAAGTCTTAAAGGGCATCGGCGCCGCGCGCGACGACCTGAACGAGGTCGTCGGCGGCCTCAGAAATCTCGCCAGGGAAGGCAAGATCGTCCGGCTGAAAAAAAATCATTACGCGCTGCCGGACGGGCAAAACTGCGCGACTGGCAGGGTCCACGCCCATCCGGACGGATACGGCTTTCTGATACCCGACGACCGCGACAAGGAAGATCTTTATTTGAGCCGGCGCGAGATGCGCCGCGTCATGCACGGCGATCGCGTCATGATCAGAGTGGATCGCAAACGAACCGGCGTCGACGCCCACGTCGTCGAGATCCTCGAACGCGGCCAGAAGCGGCTCATCGGAACCTACGAGGAGCGCGACGGCAGAGGTTACATTATTCCGATGGACCCGCGCATCGCGCCCGCCATCCCGCTCGGTCGCGCCGGCCCAAAGCCGGAAAAAGGAACGGTTGTCGCCGCCGAGATATCGCGCTACGGAACCGGATATTCTTCTACCGAGGCGAAACTTCTCGAGACTCTCGGCGCAGCCGACGATCCGGAGATTCAGGCGCGCTCGATCATTTTCAGATACGGCCTGGCGGCCGCTTTTTCGCCGGAGGCGAAGCGCGAGGCGGAAAGCTGCTCGCAATCAATCAGTGCGGCGGAGGGCGGGGCGCGCGTGGATTTGCGCGCGCGTTCCATTGTCACGATCGACGGCGAGAGCGCGCGCGACTTCGACGACGCCGTGACCGTGGAGAAAAAAGACGGCCTCTATCGGCTCTACGTCTCGATCGCCGACGTGGCTTATTACGTCAAGCCCGGCACCGCGCTCGATCAAGAAGCTTACGAGCGCGCCACCAGCGTCTATTTTCCCGATCGCGCGCTCTCCATGCTGCCCGAAGAGCTTTCCAACGGCATCTGCAGCTTGAATCCGCGGGAAGACCGCTTGACCAAAACCGCGCTGATCGAGATCGACGAGCGCGGCGAGGTGCTAAAGAGCCGCTTCTTCAACTCGGTGATTCGCAGCCAGGCACGCATGACCTATACTGAGGTGCGCCGCATTCTGGTGGACAACGACCCGGACTGCATGGAACGGTACCGCCATCTCGTCGATTCATTCAAGCTCATGGAAAAGCTGGCGCTCGTCTTGGGGGAGAAACGAAGGGCAAGAGGCAGCCTGGATTTCGATCTGCCGGAGGCGGAAATCATCCTCGATCTGCAAGGCGCGCCGGAGAACATCGTTCGCGCCGAGCGCAACATCGCGCATCGGATCATCGAAGAGTTCATGATCGCCGCCAACGAGGCGGTGGCGCGGCATCTGAAAGAAAAGGATCATCCGCTGCTCTACCGCGTTCATGAGGGACCGGAGCGGGAGGCGATGGAAGAAATGGCGCCTTTTCTCCTCAGTCTCGGCTATCGCCTGCCGCTTAAGAAAGAGCGGATCACGCCCAAGGAACTGCAAAAGATGCTCGAATCATGCCGCGGCAAGCCCGAGGAGAGGGTTATCAACCGGGTATTGCTCCGCGCGATGAAGCAGGCGCACTACGCTCCGGAGAACATCGGACACTTCGGCCTGGCCTCGACCTGCTACACGCATTTCACTTCCCCGATCCGCCGCTATCCCGATTTGATCGTCCACCGGGCGTTAGAAGACGTTTTGCTTGACAAGAAGCTCAAGCCAAAGGACCGGGAAGAGCTCGACCGCTATCTCGACGAGGCCGGCAAGCACACCTCCGAGCGCGAGAGAATCGCCATGGACGCCGAGCGCGAGATGGTCGATCTCAAGAAGGCGCAATTCATGATGGACAAGATCGGCCAGGAATTTAACGGCTTCATCGTGAGCCTGGCCAACTTCGGATTCTTCGTCGAGCTGGAGAATTACTTCGTCGAAGGGCTCGTGAAGCTATCCTCGCTCAAAGACGACGTGTACCAGTACTACGAGAAGGAGTATCTCATCAAAGGCCGCCGCCACGGCCGCAAGTTCCGTCTGGGCGCCCCCGTCCGCGTCCGCGTCGCGCGTGTCAATTCGTTTAGGAGCGAGATAGATTTCGAGTTGGTTTAA
- a CDS encoding DUF4911 domain-containing protein — translation MNLHEIYFELRPEDIAYVKFILESYEVIGLIRTIDRKKAIIVVLIVEDFLAVGRSLMDSLRSEIELTEIPRPADVGDDWLMKELATESPSE, via the coding sequence ATGAACCTGCACGAAATTTACTTCGAGCTCCGCCCGGAAGACATTGCCTACGTCAAGTTCATCCTCGAATCGTACGAGGTCATCGGCTTGATCCGCACCATCGATCGCAAGAAAGCGATCATCGTCGTCCTGATCGTCGAAGACTTCCTCGCCGTCGGCCGCTCTCTTATGGACTCGCTTCGCAGTGAGATCGAATTGACCGAGATTCCGCGGCCCGCGGACGTAGGCGACGACTGGTTGATGAAAGAGCTCGCGACCGAATCTCCTTCTGAGTAA